The Candidatus Polarisedimenticolaceae bacterium genome window below encodes:
- a CDS encoding GreA/GreB family elongation factor, which yields MSRAFIKEDSQPEEQPPKPLRSVLPEGSPNYVTPDGAKRMKAELEALIAQRRPDERIRELTRILESVVVLDPPTEDLDIVRFGATVSVRSNGETVRYRIVGVDETDVARGHISWVSPIAMALLSAEVGDTVRAKLPSGERELEILDVSY from the coding sequence ATGAGCAGGGCCTTCATCAAAGAAGATAGTCAGCCGGAGGAGCAGCCTCCCAAGCCGCTCCGTTCGGTCTTGCCGGAAGGTTCCCCGAACTACGTGACGCCGGACGGGGCGAAGCGGATGAAGGCCGAGCTCGAAGCGCTGATCGCGCAGCGCCGCCCTGACGAGCGCATCCGCGAGCTGACGCGCATCCTCGAGTCGGTGGTCGTCCTCGACCCTCCCACGGAAGACCTCGACATCGTGCGGTTCGGGGCGACGGTGTCCGTGCGGAGCAACGGCGAGACGGTGCGCTACCGCATCGTCGGCGTGGACGAGACCGACGTCGCGCGCGGCCACATCAGCTGGGTCTCCCCGATAGCGATGGCGCTGCTCTCCGCCGAGGTCGGCGACACCGTTCGCGCAAAGCTTCCCTCGGGCGAGAGAGAGCTCGAGATCCTCGACGTCTCCTACTGA
- a CDS encoding putative metal-binding motif-containing protein yields the protein MIVVAGATCPHGGGDCADDNPDVHPGARESCNGLDDDCDGLIDEPFEDAGLLSLAKPAPGQTVLNFAAPEQSSTYDVVRGSLGVLASSHGEFSVATTDCLANDAGATSLEDDQAPTAGGGYWYLVRVNRLDGDAPTYDAEVCHQVASRDASIQASPAACP from the coding sequence ATGATCGTGGTCGCCGGCGCCACGTGCCCGCATGGAGGCGGTGATTGCGCGGATGACAACCCGGACGTCCATCCGGGCGCCCGCGAGTCGTGCAACGGCCTCGACGACGATTGCGACGGCCTGATCGACGAGCCGTTCGAAGACGCTGGACTCCTGTCGCTCGCGAAGCCGGCTCCGGGACAGACCGTGCTCAACTTCGCCGCTCCCGAACAATCGAGCACGTACGATGTCGTCCGCGGAAGCCTCGGCGTCCTCGCCTCCAGCCACGGCGAGTTCAGCGTGGCGACGACGGACTGCCTCGCGAACGACGCGGGCGCGACCTCACTCGAGGACGACCAGGCGCCCACGGCGGGCGGCGGTTACTGGTATCTCGTCCGCGTGAACCGGCTCGACGGAGACGCACCGACGTACGACGCCGAGGTGTGTCACCAGGTCGCGTCGCGCGATGCTTCGATCCAGGCTTCACCCGCCGCGTGCCCCTGA